Proteins encoded within one genomic window of Gemmatimonadaceae bacterium:
- the rplX gene encoding 50S ribosomal protein L24 — protein sequence MPVTKGDTVRVMRGEDKGKEGKILRVFPKTGRVTVEGINMVKRHRKARRAEEQSAIIDMPAPIHHSNVMLLDPKSEQPTRSKHRIDADGTKERISAKSGQAIPRSR from the coding sequence ATGCCGGTGACGAAGGGCGACACCGTGCGCGTCATGCGTGGCGAGGACAAGGGAAAGGAGGGCAAGATCCTCCGCGTGTTCCCGAAGACCGGCCGCGTGACGGTGGAAGGGATCAACATGGTGAAGCGGCACCGCAAGGCACGTCGCGCCGAGGAGCAGAGCGCGATCATCGACATGCCGGCGCCCATTCACCATTCCAACGTGATGCTGCTCGACCCGAAGTCGGAGCAGCCGACGCGGTCGAAGCACCGCATCGATGCCGACGGGACCAAGGAACGGATCAGCGCGAAGAGCGGGCAGGCGATCCCGCGGTCCCGCTGA
- the rplN gene encoding 50S ribosomal protein L14, whose protein sequence is MIQQESMVRVADNSGAKRALVIRVLGGTRRRYAGLGDKVVVAVKDALPNGTVKKSAVAKAVVVRTVKETRRKDGTYIRFDENAVVIINDNGEPLGTRIFGPVARELREKRYMKIVSLAPEVL, encoded by the coding sequence ATGATCCAGCAGGAATCCATGGTGCGAGTGGCGGACAACTCGGGGGCGAAGCGCGCTCTCGTGATCCGCGTGCTCGGAGGCACCCGACGCCGCTACGCCGGACTCGGCGACAAGGTCGTGGTGGCCGTGAAGGATGCGCTCCCCAACGGCACGGTGAAGAAGTCGGCCGTCGCCAAGGCGGTGGTGGTGCGCACGGTCAAGGAGACGCGTCGCAAGGACGGGACGTACATCCGCTTCGACGAGAATGCGGTCGTGATCATCAACGACAACGGCGAGCCGCTGGGAACCCGCATCTTCGGGCCGGTGGCGCGCGAGCTGCGCGAGAAGCGGTACATGAAGATCGTCTCGCTCGCGCCGGAGGTGCTCTGA
- the rpsQ gene encoding 30S ribosomal protein S17: MAEMTNNGQQAPSRGTRKVRVGVVVSDKMQKTVVVRLDRRVPHPTYGKMVTRSSKVKAHDEENSAKRGDTVRIMETRPLSKDKRWRVVEIVERAQ, encoded by the coding sequence ATGGCCGAAATGACCAACAACGGGCAGCAGGCGCCGTCGCGCGGCACGCGGAAGGTGCGCGTGGGCGTGGTGGTGAGCGACAAGATGCAGAAGACCGTGGTGGTCCGCTTGGACCGTCGCGTGCCGCACCCGACTTACGGGAAGATGGTGACGCGTTCCAGCAAGGTGAAAGCGCACGACGAGGAGAACTCGGCGAAGCGCGGTGACACCGTGCGGATCATGGAGACCCGTCCGCTGTCGAAGGACAAGCGGTGGCGGGTCGTCGAGATCGTCGAACGCGCCCAATAG
- the rpmC gene encoding 50S ribosomal protein L29 has translation MRAEEIREMSDADIRARLAELDEESFRLGFKSATEPLEDPLRLRAIRRDVARMRTILRERQLAAGARG, from the coding sequence ATGCGAGCTGAAGAGATCCGCGAGATGAGCGATGCGGACATCCGCGCGCGACTGGCGGAGCTGGATGAAGAAAGCTTCCGCCTCGGGTTCAAGAGTGCGACGGAGCCGTTGGAGGATCCGCTGCGGTTGCGCGCGATCCGGAGAGACGTAGCGCGCATGCGGACGATCCTGCGTGAGCGCCAGCTGGCCGCAGGGGCCAGGGGCTAG
- the rplP gene encoding 50S ribosomal protein L16, translating to MLSPKRVKFRKMFKGRTKGLAGRGAEVSFGHYGLQALEPAWVTNRQIEAARVALTRHIKRGGKVWIRIFPDKPITKKPAETRMGKGKGSPEGWVAVVKPGRVLFELEGVTPEIAQKAMALAAAKLGVKTKFVVREEAHTDAS from the coding sequence ATGCTGAGTCCCAAGCGCGTCAAATTCCGCAAGATGTTCAAGGGCCGGACCAAGGGTCTGGCCGGCCGTGGCGCCGAGGTGTCCTTTGGGCACTACGGCCTGCAGGCGCTCGAGCCGGCGTGGGTAACCAACCGGCAGATCGAGGCCGCCCGCGTGGCGCTGACGCGTCACATCAAGCGCGGCGGCAAGGTCTGGATCCGGATCTTCCCGGACAAGCCGATCACCAAGAAGCCGGCCGAGACCCGCATGGGGAAGGGCAAGGGCTCTCCGGAAGGGTGGGTGGCGGTGGTGAAGCCGGGTCGGGTGCTCTTCGAGCTGGAGGGCGTGACGCCGGAGATCGCGCAAAAGGCGATGGCGCTGGCGGCGGCGAAGCTGGGCGTGAAGACCAAGTTCGTGGTCCGCGAGGAGGCGCACACCGATGCGAGCTGA
- the rpsC gene encoding 30S ribosomal protein S3: MGQKTNPIGFRLGITKPWRSRWFANREFPQLLKEDQMLRKYIKTRLGHAAISDVQIERKPGKVVVTIHTGRPGVVIGKKGAEVDKLREEIARLSGKEVGVNVEEIKRPELDAQLVADNISNQLSQRISFRRAMKRAVQSAMRMGALGIKVKAGGRLGGAEIARVEGYHEGRVPLHTLRADIDYATSTAKTTFGTIGVKVWIFRGEVVEDRRGKTYSTGS; this comes from the coding sequence ATGGGACAGAAGACCAATCCGATCGGATTCCGCCTCGGAATCACGAAGCCGTGGCGTTCGCGCTGGTTCGCGAACCGCGAGTTCCCGCAGCTGCTGAAGGAAGACCAGATGCTGCGGAAGTACATCAAGACGCGCCTGGGTCACGCGGCCATCTCGGACGTGCAGATCGAGCGCAAGCCCGGGAAGGTGGTGGTGACGATCCACACCGGACGTCCGGGCGTGGTGATCGGGAAGAAGGGCGCCGAGGTGGACAAGCTGCGCGAGGAGATTGCGCGCCTGTCGGGCAAGGAGGTCGGAGTGAACGTGGAAGAGATCAAGCGCCCCGAGCTCGACGCCCAGCTGGTGGCGGACAACATCTCCAACCAGCTCTCGCAGCGCATCTCGTTCCGCCGCGCGATGAAGCGCGCGGTGCAGAGCGCGATGCGGATGGGGGCGCTGGGGATCAAGGTGAAGGCCGGTGGCCGACTGGGCGGCGCGGAGATCGCGCGCGTGGAAGGCTACCACGAGGGGCGCGTGCCGTTGCACACGCTGCGTGCGGACATCGACTACGCGACGAGCACGGCGAAGACGACGTTCGGCACGATCGGGGTGAAGGTGTGGATCTTCCGGGGTGAGGTGGTGGAGGATCGACGTGGGAAGACCTACAGCACGGGTTCGTAA
- the rplV gene encoding 50S ribosomal protein L22 has translation MTTEARAIQRTTRQSPYKMRLVIDQIRGKMVNDALSMLKFSKKRAATEIAKVLESAVANAEQHARSNNESVDVDALFVKKAIINEGPKLKRWTPAAMGRATPIFKRTSHVEIVVAEKAGR, from the coding sequence ATGACCACCGAAGCACGTGCCATTCAGCGCACGACGCGCCAATCGCCCTACAAGATGCGGCTGGTGATCGACCAGATCCGCGGGAAGATGGTGAACGATGCGCTGTCGATGCTGAAGTTTTCGAAGAAGCGGGCGGCGACGGAGATCGCGAAAGTGCTGGAGTCGGCGGTGGCAAACGCTGAGCAGCATGCGCGATCGAACAACGAATCGGTGGACGTCGACGCGCTGTTCGTGAAGAAGGCGATCATCAATGAAGGGCCGAAGCTGAAGCGGTGGACCCCTGCGGCGATGGGCCGCGCCACCCCGATTTTCAAGCGCACCAGCCACGTCGAGATCGTCGTGGCCGAGAAGGCAGGCCGCTAA
- the rpsS gene encoding 30S ribosomal protein S19 — protein sequence MARSIKKGPFVQEALMKKVLGMNAKNEKRVVKTWSRASTVLPDFVGHTFAVHNGNKFIPVYVTENMVGHKLGEFAPTRLFRGHSGNRPTDKKAPVPAAPAARGGK from the coding sequence ATGGCTCGCAGTATCAAGAAGGGACCGTTCGTTCAGGAAGCACTGATGAAGAAGGTGCTTGGCATGAACGCTAAGAACGAGAAGCGCGTGGTGAAGACCTGGTCACGCGCGAGCACGGTGCTGCCCGACTTCGTGGGGCACACGTTCGCGGTGCACAACGGGAACAAGTTCATCCCGGTGTACGTGACGGAGAACATGGTGGGACACAAGCTCGGCGAGTTTGCGCCGACGCGTCTGTTCCGCGGGCACTCCGGCAACCGGCCGACGGACAAGAAGGCACCGGTCCCGGCGGCGCCGGCGGCCAGGGGAGGCAAGTAG
- the rplB gene encoding 50S ribosomal protein L2, translated as MGIRQFKPVTKGTRFRSVADFKEITRSTPEKSLLEPLKKSGGRDNHGHIAMRRRGGGHKRMYRVIDFKRNRFVDVATVREIEYDPNRSARIALVEYADGEKRYILHPKGLSVGDTVVSGPGSDIRTGNALPLGEVPLGTAVHNIELVPGKGGQVARSAGMSAEVVAKEGDYVTLRMGSTEMRRVHMRCLATIGEVGNAEHELISYGKAGKTRWKGRRPKVRGEVMNPVDHPHGGRTRGGRNVVSPWGKKEGVKTRNMKKPSTKLIVRGRKRGKATQSGF; from the coding sequence ATGGGCATTCGTCAATTCAAGCCGGTCACCAAGGGCACGCGCTTTCGCTCGGTGGCGGATTTCAAGGAGATCACGCGCTCGACGCCCGAGAAGTCGCTGCTCGAGCCACTGAAGAAGAGCGGCGGCCGCGACAACCACGGGCATATCGCGATGCGGCGTCGTGGCGGTGGTCACAAGCGCATGTATCGCGTGATCGATTTCAAGCGCAACCGCTTTGTCGACGTGGCCACGGTGCGCGAGATCGAATACGACCCGAACCGTTCGGCGCGGATCGCGCTGGTGGAGTACGCGGACGGGGAGAAGCGATACATCCTGCACCCCAAGGGGCTGTCGGTGGGCGACACGGTGGTGTCCGGCCCCGGGTCCGACATACGGACCGGGAACGCGCTGCCGCTGGGCGAAGTGCCGCTGGGTACGGCGGTGCACAACATCGAGCTGGTGCCGGGCAAGGGCGGACAGGTGGCGCGCTCGGCGGGCATGTCGGCGGAGGTCGTGGCGAAGGAAGGCGATTATGTGACGTTGCGCATGGGATCGACGGAAATGCGACGCGTGCACATGCGCTGCCTGGCGACGATCGGCGAGGTCGGCAACGCGGAGCACGAGCTGATCTCGTACGGCAAGGCCGGCAAGACGCGCTGGAAGGGTCGCCGTCCGAAGGTGCGCGGCGAAGTGATGAACCCGGTGGATCACCCGCACGGCGGCCGCACGCGTGGCGGGCGCAACGTGGTGAGTCCGTGGGGCAAGAAGGAAGGCGTGAAGACGCGCAACATGAAGAAGCCCTCGACGAAGCTGATCGTGCGCGGGCGCAAGCGCGGCAAGGCGACCCAGTCCGGGTTCTAG
- the rplW gene encoding 50S ribosomal protein L23: MATLHRTIVRPLVTEKTSAQYQNRGEYVFEVARDASKPAIRQAIERLWGVKVTGVWTMNTRGKPRKNMGKTAGLRPSWKKAIVTLQAGDKLPIFEV; encoded by the coding sequence ATGGCTACGCTGCACCGCACCATTGTGCGTCCGCTCGTCACGGAGAAGACCTCGGCGCAATACCAGAACCGGGGGGAATACGTCTTCGAAGTCGCACGCGACGCGAGCAAGCCCGCCATTCGGCAGGCAATCGAACGTTTGTGGGGCGTAAAGGTCACCGGCGTCTGGACCATGAACACGCGCGGCAAGCCGCGGAAGAACATGGGGAAGACGGCAGGACTGCGCCCGAGCTGGAAGAAGGCGATCGTGACGCTGCAGGCCGGCGACAAGCTTCCCATCTTCGAGGTCTGA
- the rplD gene encoding 50S ribosomal protein L4 gives MADQTSFDAAAFTGLGTSRERVALPAETFDGTVNMPAMHLAVKAYLANQRQGTASTKTRGLVVGGNQKPWKQKGTGRARQGSTRAPHWPGGGTVFGPHGDRNYEQALPKKVKQLARRSAFNARARESAIYVIDAFNYEAPRTKLIQGLIERAGLAGRKVLVLTDGNKPNVHLSGRNLPRVHVMPFKDASTYHILWSDVVLIEGTAIGQTLAPVAEKAPAPAARAAKAEGTAKPTARKTKAAPAAKPAAKKAAAKAPASKAPAKATAKKPAAKKSAKKKGD, from the coding sequence ATGGCTGACCAGACTTCCTTCGACGCGGCGGCCTTCACCGGCCTGGGCACCTCGCGCGAGCGCGTGGCGCTGCCCGCGGAGACGTTCGATGGCACGGTGAACATGCCGGCCATGCATCTCGCCGTGAAGGCGTACCTTGCCAACCAGCGCCAGGGAACCGCGTCCACCAAGACACGCGGTTTGGTGGTTGGCGGTAATCAGAAACCGTGGAAGCAGAAGGGCACCGGGCGTGCGCGCCAGGGCTCGACACGCGCCCCTCATTGGCCGGGTGGCGGTACGGTCTTCGGACCGCACGGGGACCGCAACTACGAGCAGGCGCTCCCAAAGAAGGTCAAGCAGCTCGCGCGTCGCAGCGCGTTCAACGCGCGCGCGCGCGAGTCGGCGATCTACGTGATCGATGCCTTCAACTACGAGGCGCCGCGCACGAAGCTGATCCAGGGGCTCATCGAGCGTGCCGGCCTCGCCGGGCGCAAGGTGCTGGTGCTGACCGACGGCAACAAGCCGAACGTTCACCTGTCGGGTCGCAACCTGCCCAGGGTGCACGTGATGCCGTTCAAGGACGCGTCGACCTACCACATCCTGTGGTCCGATGTGGTGCTGATCGAGGGCACTGCGATCGGCCAGACGCTGGCTCCGGTGGCGGAGAAGGCCCCGGCGCCCGCGGCGAGAGCCGCGAAGGCCGAGGGGACCGCGAAGCCCACGGCCCGAAAGACGAAGGCCGCTCCCGCGGCGAAGCCGGCGGCAAAGAAGGCGGCGGCGAAGGCGCCCGCGAGCAAGGCGCCCGCGAAGGCAACGGCAAAGAAGCCGGCGGCGAAGAAGTCGGCCAAGAAGAAGGGGGACTGA
- the rplC gene encoding 50S ribosomal protein L3, with protein MLGIIGKKLGMTQIFNEQGQQIPCTVVEAKPNPVVQVIGAESDKPGFAAVQLGYGSSRTRREAKKGEKKVPHGHRATAAALGHATKAGLAAAPRVLRSFRLDDMATAPEYKLGDTVDISIFQVGELVKVTGTSKGGGFQGIVKRHKAGGGPNTHGNTKHRRPGSIGAGTDPSRVIKGKRMPGQHGNVRHTQINLRVEKVDTERNLLYIRGSVSGATNGIVMVRKQGQ; from the coding sequence ATGTTAGGCATCATTGGGAAGAAGCTGGGCATGACCCAGATCTTCAACGAACAGGGGCAGCAGATTCCCTGCACGGTGGTTGAGGCAAAGCCCAACCCGGTCGTGCAGGTGATCGGTGCGGAGTCCGACAAGCCGGGCTTTGCGGCGGTGCAGCTGGGCTACGGCAGCTCGCGCACGCGTCGTGAGGCGAAGAAGGGGGAGAAGAAGGTGCCCCATGGCCATCGCGCTACGGCGGCGGCGCTGGGTCACGCGACGAAGGCGGGCCTCGCGGCCGCGCCCCGCGTGCTGCGTTCGTTCCGACTCGACGACATGGCGACGGCGCCCGAGTACAAGCTCGGCGATACGGTCGACATCTCGATCTTCCAGGTCGGCGAGCTGGTCAAGGTCACCGGCACCAGCAAGGGCGGCGGCTTCCAGGGCATCGTGAAGCGCCACAAGGCGGGCGGCGGTCCCAACACGCACGGCAACACCAAGCACCGGCGCCCGGGCTCGATCGGCGCGGGCACCGATCCGTCCCGCGTCATCAAGGGCAAGCGCATGCCGGGCCAGCACGGCAACGTGCGCCACACGCAAATCAACCTCCGCGTCGAGAAGGTGGATACCGAGCGCAACCTGCTCTATATCCGCGGCTCGGTGTCCGGTGCCACCAACGGCATCGTGATGGTGCGGAAGCAGGGGCAATAG
- the rpsJ gene encoding 30S ribosomal protein S10: MAGRIRIRLKAFDHAVIDQAASDIVRTAEKTGAQVSGPIPLPTKTRRWTLLRSPHVDKKSREQFELKTHKRVIDILDSRAQTVDALTRLDLPAGVDVEIKVQ, encoded by the coding sequence ATGGCGGGTCGCATCAGAATTCGACTGAAGGCGTTCGACCACGCGGTCATCGACCAGGCGGCGTCGGACATCGTGCGGACGGCGGAGAAGACGGGGGCGCAGGTCTCCGGCCCGATCCCGCTGCCGACCAAGACGCGTCGCTGGACGCTGCTCCGGTCGCCGCACGTGGACAAGAAGTCGCGCGAGCAGTTCGAGTTGAAGACGCACAAGCGTGTGATCGACATCCTGGATTCGCGCGCGCAGACCGTGGACGCGCTCACCCGGCTCGATCTGCCGGCGGGCGTGGACGTGGAGATCAAGGTTCAGTAA
- the tuf gene encoding elongation factor Tu: MAKAKFERNKPHVNVGTIGHVDHGKTTLTAALTKISSDKGYGTKYVAYDEVAKASESQGRRDPTKILTIATSHVEYETEKRHYAHVDCPGHADYVKNMITGAAQMDGAILVVSAVDGPMPQTREHILLARQVNVPNIVVFLNKCDLVEDTELLDLVELEVRELLTKYGYAGDDAPVIRGAAVRAIEGDAKWIAKIQELYDALDSWIAEPVRDIDKPFQMPVEDVFSITGRGTVATGRIEKGKIKVQDEVALVGFGSDKKSVVTGVEMFRKLLDDGQAGDNVGLLLRGVDKKDIERGMVLAKPGSITPHTKFEAEVYVLTKEEGGRHTPFFKGYRPQFYLRTTDVTGSIELPGGTEMVMPGDNTQMTIELITPVALEDQLRFAIREGGRTVGSGVVTKILA, translated from the coding sequence ATGGCCAAGGCAAAATTCGAGCGGAACAAGCCGCACGTGAACGTGGGCACGATCGGCCACGTCGACCACGGGAAGACGACGCTCACCGCCGCCCTGACGAAGATCTCGTCGGACAAGGGCTACGGGACCAAGTACGTCGCCTACGATGAAGTGGCAAAGGCGTCGGAGTCCCAGGGCCGTCGTGACCCGACGAAGATCCTGACGATCGCGACGTCGCACGTGGAGTACGAGACGGAGAAGCGCCACTACGCGCACGTCGACTGCCCCGGGCATGCCGACTACGTGAAGAACATGATCACGGGTGCGGCGCAGATGGATGGCGCGATCCTCGTGGTGAGCGCGGTCGACGGCCCGATGCCGCAGACGCGCGAGCACATCCTGCTCGCCCGTCAGGTGAACGTGCCGAACATCGTCGTGTTCCTCAACAAGTGCGATCTCGTCGAGGACACCGAACTGCTCGACCTCGTCGAACTCGAAGTCCGTGAGCTGCTCACGAAGTACGGCTATGCAGGCGACGACGCCCCGGTGATCCGCGGCGCCGCGGTGCGCGCCATCGAGGGTGATGCCAAGTGGATCGCCAAGATTCAGGAGCTCTACGACGCGCTCGATTCGTGGATCGCCGAGCCGGTTCGTGACATCGACAAGCCGTTCCAGATGCCGGTCGAGGACGTGTTCTCGATCACGGGTCGCGGCACGGTGGCCACCGGTCGTATCGAGAAGGGCAAGATCAAGGTGCAGGACGAAGTGGCGCTGGTCGGCTTTGGCTCCGACAAGAAGTCGGTCGTGACGGGCGTCGAGATGTTCCGCAAGCTGCTCGACGACGGTCAGGCGGGCGACAACGTCGGTCTGCTGCTCCGTGGCGTCGACAAGAAGGACATCGAGCGCGGCATGGTGCTCGCCAAGCCCGGCTCGATCACGCCGCACACGAAGTTCGAGGCCGAGGTGTACGTGCTGACCAAGGAAGAGGGCGGCCGTCACACGCCGTTCTTCAAGGGCTACCGTCCGCAGTTCTATCTCCGCACGACCGACGTGACGGGCTCGATCGAGCTCCCCGGCGGCACGGAGATGGTGATGCCGGGCGACAACACGCAGATGACCATCGAGCTGATCACGCCGGTCGCGCTCGAGGACCAGCTGCGCTTCGCGATTCGCGAGGGCGGCCGGACGGTTGGCTCGGGCGTAGTGACGAAGATTCTCGCGTAA